The Brassica oleracea var. oleracea cultivar TO1000 chromosome C6, BOL, whole genome shotgun sequence genome includes a region encoding these proteins:
- the LOC106297422 gene encoding chorion class high-cysteine HCB protein 13-like: MKGYIIALIVCGCVAIIAVVLILCYIQNRKKKKTWSPPPRPPVRDVEKGRSSVARDGGLVVLTGTADTTAVVATAVTTGTSDEISGGGGGGEGGGDCDGGGDGGGGCGGCGGCGGCGGCGG, from the coding sequence ATGAAAGGTTACATTATTGCTCTTATAGTATGTGGCTGCGTCGCTATAATCGCGGTTGTTCTTATCTTATGTTATATTCAAAACCGCAAAAAGAAAAAAACGTGGTCTCCTCCACCGCGTCCGCCGGTAAGAGACGTTGAAAAAGGTAGAAGCAGTGTCGCAAGAGATGGAGGGCTTGTTGTTTTGACAGGCACTGCTGACACCACAGCCGTTGTAGCTACGGCTGTAACCACCGGAACCTCCGATGAAATTAGTGGGGGTGGAGGAGGCGGGGAAGGTGGAGGAGACTGTGATGGTGGTGGAGATGGTGGAGGAGGATGTGGAGGTTGCGGTGGTTGCGGCGGTTGTGGCGGGTGTGGAGGTTAA
- the LOC106297421 gene encoding uncharacterized mitochondrial protein AtMg00310-like: MVGQVAIERREGSFDQIYSPSSTYAMSSFLLPLEIFENLASAIAQFWWSSNPPKRGIHWAKWEKMCAPREEGGVGFRMIYEFNLALLAKQLWRLVQYPDSLVARVLKGKYYRLISPLRIATVDNSSYVWTSISAAKKLLLLGIRSKVHSGYEINVWQDPWIPSTPARPA, encoded by the coding sequence ATGGTTGGACAGGTGGCTATCGAAAGGAGGGAAGGAAGTTTTGATCAAATCTATTCTCCTAGCTCTACATATGCCATGTCAAGCTTTTTACTCCCTTTGGAGATTTTCGAGAACCTTGCAAGTGCCATAGCACAATTCTGGTGGAGCTCAAACCCACCAAAACGAGGGATTCACTGGGCTAAATGGGAAAAGATGTGTGCTCCCAGAGAGGAAGGTGGAGTTGGATTCCGCATGATCTATGAATTTAATTTAGCTCTGCTAGCAAAGCAGCTATGGCGTCTTGTTCAATACCCGGATTCATTAGTAGCGAGAGTACTTAAGGGAAAATATTACCGTCTCATTTCGCCCCTGCGAATTGCCACGGTGGATAACTCATCTTATGTGTGGACAAGTATTTCAGCGGCGAAGAAGCTTTTACTTTTGGGTATCAGGAGTAAAGTGCATTCAGGATATGAAATCAATGTCTGGCAGGATCCGTGGATTCCTTCGACGCCAGCAAGGCCGGCCTGA